One Streptomyces drozdowiczii DNA segment encodes these proteins:
- a CDS encoding 5-dehydro-4-deoxyglucarate dehydratase, with translation MSSDPLAARLTAVAGPLFFPVTAYDAAGAVDLDVFRAHVRQGIDAGAAAVFACCGTGEFHALAPEEFRSVVAAAVEETAGQVPVVAGAGYGTALAVQFARLAEEAGADGLLAMPPYLVHADQEGLLAHYTALAGATGLETIVYQRDNAVFTPETVLALAQTPGIIGLKDGYGDLDLMQRIVSAVRTGLPGWDFLYFNGLPTAELTGLAYRGIGVTLYSSAVFAFAPDIALAFYRALDSGDDALVNALLDSFYRPLVELRAQGRGYAVSLVKAGVRLHGLDVGPVRSPLTEPPAAHIKELTEIVAAGRALLEGRG, from the coding sequence GTGAGCTCAGACCCGCTGGCCGCCCGGCTCACCGCCGTTGCCGGGCCGCTCTTCTTCCCCGTCACCGCGTACGATGCGGCCGGCGCCGTCGACCTGGACGTCTTCCGGGCGCATGTCCGCCAGGGCATCGACGCGGGCGCGGCGGCCGTCTTCGCGTGCTGCGGCACCGGGGAGTTCCACGCCCTGGCCCCGGAGGAGTTCCGGAGCGTCGTCGCCGCCGCGGTGGAGGAGACCGCCGGGCAGGTGCCGGTCGTCGCGGGCGCCGGATACGGCACCGCGCTGGCCGTCCAGTTCGCCCGGCTCGCCGAGGAGGCCGGTGCGGACGGACTCCTCGCCATGCCCCCGTACCTGGTCCACGCGGACCAGGAAGGGCTGCTGGCCCACTACACCGCGCTGGCCGGGGCGACCGGCCTGGAGACCATCGTCTACCAGCGCGACAACGCCGTCTTCACCCCGGAGACCGTGCTCGCCCTGGCGCAGACCCCCGGGATCATCGGCCTGAAGGACGGCTACGGGGACCTGGACCTCATGCAGCGCATCGTGAGTGCGGTGCGCACCGGGCTGCCCGGGTGGGACTTCCTCTACTTCAACGGGCTGCCCACCGCCGAACTCACCGGCCTCGCCTACCGGGGCATCGGCGTCACGCTGTACTCCTCGGCCGTCTTCGCCTTCGCCCCCGACATCGCGCTCGCCTTCTACCGCGCCCTGGACTCCGGCGACGACGCCCTGGTCAACGCGCTGCTCGACTCCTTCTACCGGCCGCTCGTCGAGCTCCGGGCCCAGGGCCGCGGCTACGCCGTCTCCCTGGTCAAGGCGGGCGTCCGGCTCCACGGCCTGGACGTCGGGCCGGTGCGCAGCCCGCTCACCGAGCCGCCTGCCGCCCACATCAAGGAGCTGACGGAGATCGTCGCCGCCGGGCGCGCGCTGCTGGAGGGGCGCGGATGA
- a CDS encoding DMT family transporter — translation MGYGLLAAAIAAEVAGTTAMKYSEGFTRLWPSLITVAGYLLAFSLLAQTLKTLSVGTAYAIWAGVGTAAVALIGMFFLGESASPLKALGVLLVIAGVVVLNLGGAH, via the coding sequence ATGGGATACGGACTGCTCGCCGCGGCCATCGCGGCGGAGGTGGCGGGGACGACCGCCATGAAATACAGCGAGGGATTCACCCGGCTCTGGCCCTCCCTGATCACCGTCGCCGGCTATCTGCTCGCCTTCTCCCTGCTCGCCCAGACCCTCAAGACCCTCTCCGTCGGCACCGCCTACGCGATCTGGGCGGGCGTCGGCACCGCGGCCGTGGCGCTCATCGGGATGTTCTTCCTGGGGGAGTCCGCGAGTCCGCTCAAGGCGCTCGGCGTGCTGCTGGTCATCGCCGGTGTGGTGGTGCTCAACCTGGGCGGGGCGCACTGA
- a CDS encoding GNAT family N-acetyltransferase, with the protein MHLRIATRSDLPAVLALLADEDAVTDPASVVVGEAYEKAFADIAADARNEILVLDVDGTVVGCLQATYIPGLGKGGAERALIEAVRIRADRRGGGLGRRLMELAVERARLRGCALVQLTSNRSRTDAHRFYVSLGFTASHEGFKLAL; encoded by the coding sequence GTGCATCTGCGTATCGCGACCCGCTCCGACCTGCCCGCCGTCCTCGCGCTGCTCGCCGACGAGGACGCGGTGACCGACCCCGCCTCGGTCGTCGTGGGCGAGGCGTACGAGAAGGCGTTCGCCGACATCGCGGCCGACGCGCGCAACGAGATCCTGGTGCTCGACGTGGACGGGACGGTGGTGGGCTGCCTTCAGGCCACGTACATCCCGGGGCTCGGCAAGGGCGGTGCCGAGCGGGCGCTGATCGAGGCCGTGCGGATCCGGGCGGACCGCCGGGGCGGCGGCCTCGGACGGCGGTTGATGGAGCTCGCGGTCGAGCGGGCCCGGCTGCGCGGCTGCGCGCTGGTGCAGCTCACCAGCAACCGGAGCCGGACGGACGCGCACCGCTTCTACGTCTCGCTGGGGTTCACCGCGAGCCACGAGGGATTCAAGCTCGCCCTCTGA
- a CDS encoding alkaline phosphatase PhoX codes for MAFTRREFTRQSALTGAGIALTGTVAALATAPGALAAGDSHGHGHDDHGHGHGHDGHGHDHGHDRGPGYGPLRSDPKGILALPAGFSYRIVTHCGVTKLDSGEYTPSNHDGTAAFEGPRGVTLLVNNHELAGTREGWEHPVPLTDGLVYDPVAAGGCTVVETRRDGRTAEWVGIAGTSTNCAGGATPWNTWLTCEETEDKAGKNGLLKDHGYVFEVDPYDRRANRSPRPIKAFGRYAHEAVVIDPKQGHAYLTEDASGPNGLLYRWVPPHGFRHGRGKLRTLADDAGVLQAFKCFDKNGKFVDDLSRATKTGTVYGVDWVDVPDRDAKSVSVRKQFADGTVTRARKLEGMWWADGGAYVVSSFARDESPVQHDGQVWFYDPKRRTLTLKVLLGVNPDPSKDGAFDGPDNITVSPYGGLVIAEDGEGVQHLFGATESGRTYPIARNELNIGSAEEPEYSEFTGVTFSPDGRTLFANIQTPGIMVAITGPWKRQPSR; via the coding sequence ATGGCCTTCACGCGCAGGGAATTCACCAGACAGTCCGCCCTCACCGGCGCGGGCATCGCCCTCACCGGAACCGTCGCCGCGCTGGCCACCGCGCCCGGCGCCCTCGCCGCCGGGGACTCCCACGGTCACGGCCACGACGACCACGGCCACGGACACGGGCACGACGGTCACGGCCACGACCACGGCCACGACCGCGGTCCCGGGTACGGCCCGCTGCGCTCCGACCCGAAGGGCATACTCGCGCTGCCCGCCGGATTCTCGTACCGGATCGTCACGCACTGCGGGGTCACCAAGCTGGACAGCGGCGAGTACACGCCGTCCAACCACGACGGCACGGCCGCCTTCGAGGGCCCGCGCGGGGTGACCCTCCTGGTCAACAACCACGAGCTGGCCGGCACCCGGGAGGGCTGGGAGCACCCCGTCCCCCTCACCGACGGCCTGGTCTACGACCCGGTCGCGGCGGGCGGCTGCACCGTCGTGGAGACCCGCCGCGACGGCCGCACCGCCGAGTGGGTCGGCATCGCGGGCACCTCCACCAACTGCGCGGGCGGCGCCACCCCGTGGAACACCTGGCTCACCTGCGAGGAGACCGAGGACAAGGCCGGCAAGAACGGCCTCCTGAAGGACCACGGCTACGTCTTCGAGGTCGACCCGTACGACCGGCGCGCCAACCGCTCGCCGCGCCCCATCAAGGCGTTCGGCCGGTACGCGCACGAGGCGGTCGTCATCGACCCCAAGCAGGGCCACGCCTACCTCACCGAGGACGCCTCGGGCCCCAACGGCCTGCTCTACCGCTGGGTGCCGCCGCACGGCTTCCGGCACGGCCGGGGCAAGCTGCGCACCCTCGCCGACGACGCGGGCGTGCTCCAGGCGTTCAAGTGCTTCGACAAGAACGGCAAGTTCGTCGATGACCTCTCCCGGGCCACGAAGACCGGCACCGTGTACGGCGTGGACTGGGTGGACGTGCCGGACCGCGACGCCAAGTCCGTCTCGGTGCGCAAGCAGTTCGCGGACGGCACGGTCACCCGCGCCCGCAAGCTGGAGGGCATGTGGTGGGCCGACGGCGGCGCGTACGTCGTGTCCTCCTTCGCCCGTGACGAGAGCCCCGTCCAGCACGACGGCCAGGTCTGGTTCTACGACCCGAAGCGCCGCACGCTGACCCTGAAGGTGCTCCTCGGCGTCAACCCGGACCCGTCGAAGGACGGCGCGTTCGACGGCCCGGACAACATCACCGTCTCGCCGTACGGCGGCCTGGTCATCGCCGAGGACGGCGAGGGCGTCCAGCACCTCTTCGGGGCCACCGAGAGCGGCCGTACGTACCCGATCGCGCGCAACGAGCTGAACATCGGCAGCGCCGAGGAGCCGGAGTACAGCGAGTTCACCGGGGTCACGTTCTCGCCGGACGGGCGGACGCTGTTCGCCAACATCCAGACCCCGGGGATCATGGTCGCGATCACCGGTCCGTGGAAGCGTCAGCCCAGCCGCTAG
- the dapA gene encoding 4-hydroxy-tetrahydrodipicolinate synthase, which yields MTPSAPARPRPFGRALCAMITPFTADGALDREAAAAHAAALVAGGCDGLVLSGTTGESPTTSDAEKAELVRAVREAVGPGVPLVAGVGTADTRHTIELAHQAERAGADGLLVVTPYYSRPPQAAVEAHFRRIADAVGLPVMLYDIPGRTGTRIEPETMLALAEHPRIVAVKDCSQDLLTATRVIAAGGLAYYSGCEELNLPLYAVGGAGYVSTVANVVPGRMRAVLDAFDAGDTDGAARLNARLAPLTALMMASGLPGTVTAKALLAAGPVREPLQPAGREASDGLRAAYEELLVPA from the coding sequence ATGACGCCTTCCGCACCTGCCCGCCCCCGCCCCTTCGGCCGCGCCCTCTGCGCCATGATCACGCCGTTCACCGCCGACGGCGCCCTCGACCGGGAGGCCGCCGCCGCGCACGCCGCGGCGCTGGTGGCGGGCGGCTGCGACGGGCTGGTGCTCAGCGGCACGACCGGTGAGTCCCCGACCACCTCCGACGCGGAGAAGGCGGAGCTGGTGCGCGCGGTGCGCGAGGCGGTCGGCCCGGGCGTGCCGCTGGTGGCGGGCGTCGGCACGGCGGACACCCGGCACACGATCGAGCTGGCGCACCAGGCGGAACGGGCGGGCGCGGACGGGCTCCTGGTGGTGACCCCGTACTACAGCAGGCCCCCGCAGGCGGCCGTGGAGGCGCACTTCCGGCGGATCGCGGACGCGGTGGGGCTGCCGGTGATGCTGTACGACATCCCGGGCCGCACCGGCACCCGCATCGAGCCGGAGACGATGCTCGCCCTCGCGGAGCACCCGCGCATCGTGGCGGTGAAGGACTGCTCGCAGGACCTGCTGACGGCGACCCGGGTGATCGCGGCCGGCGGGCTCGCCTACTACTCGGGCTGCGAGGAGCTGAATCTGCCGCTGTACGCGGTGGGCGGCGCCGGGTACGTCAGCACGGTCGCCAATGTGGTGCCGGGCCGGATGCGGGCGGTGCTGGACGCGTTCGACGCCGGGGACACCGACGGGGCCGCGCGGCTGAACGCGCGGCTCGCCCCGCTGACCGCGCTGATGATGGCGTCCGGGCTGCCCGGCACGGTGACCGCGAAGGCGCTGCTGGCGGCGGGCCCGGTCCGGGAACCGCTGCAGCCCGCCGGGCGCGAGGCGTCCGACGGGCTGCGTGCGGCGTACGAGGAACTCCTCGTCCCGGCCTAG
- a CDS encoding TetR/AcrR family transcriptional regulator has product MARRYDPERRDRIIDAAIRVVGGRGIAGLSHRSVAAEADVPLGSTTYHFASLDELLIAALRRTNENFAAVLRESPALADPEADLAAELARLLGEFFAGGRGRAELEYELYLAAVRRPALRPVAAEWTDGVTALLRPRTDPATARALVALMDGICIQVLLTGGAYDEAYAREMLGRVAG; this is encoded by the coding sequence ATGGCGCGGCGGTACGACCCCGAGCGGCGCGACCGGATCATCGACGCGGCGATCCGGGTGGTCGGCGGGCGCGGGATCGCCGGGCTGAGCCACCGCTCCGTCGCGGCCGAGGCCGATGTGCCGCTGGGCTCGACCACCTACCACTTCGCCTCGCTGGACGAACTGCTGATCGCCGCCCTGCGCCGGACCAACGAGAACTTCGCCGCCGTCCTGCGCGAGAGCCCCGCCCTCGCCGACCCGGAGGCCGACCTCGCCGCCGAACTCGCCCGGCTGCTCGGGGAGTTCTTCGCGGGCGGGCGCGGCCGGGCCGAGCTGGAGTACGAGCTGTATCTCGCCGCCGTGCGCAGGCCCGCGCTGCGCCCGGTCGCCGCCGAGTGGACCGACGGCGTGACCGCCCTGCTCCGGCCGCGCACCGACCCGGCCACCGCGCGCGCCCTGGTCGCCCTGATGGACGGCATCTGCATCCAGGTGCTGCTCACGGGCGGCGCGTACGACGAGGCGTACGCCCGCGAGATGCTGGGCCGGGTCGCGGGCTGA
- a CDS encoding CarD family transcriptional regulator, with amino-acid sequence MKQSAGSRRHLPSSPFNRPAQATPPVELFDVGDRVSHDQFGLGRVLAVEGDNDAVLIDFAGRQGRIMSPYSKLTKL; translated from the coding sequence ATGAAACAGTCAGCCGGCTCCCGCCGCCACCTGCCGTCCAGTCCCTTCAACCGCCCGGCCCAGGCGACCCCACCGGTCGAGTTGTTCGACGTGGGTGACCGGGTCTCGCACGACCAGTTCGGTCTCGGGCGCGTCCTCGCCGTCGAGGGCGACAACGACGCGGTGCTCATCGACTTCGCGGGCCGCCAGGGCCGCATCATGAGCCCGTACTCCAAGCTCACCAAGCTCTGA
- a CDS encoding winged helix-turn-helix transcriptional regulator, producing MPQRISQADADCAIAQALDVVGDWWTLLIVRDTARGVHRFDALQRELGVSRKVLTERLRLLVDAGVLSREPYQERPVRYEYRLTPRGRALLPVLIALQDWGDTWVMGDGETMATTEESSREAARVHALRGTRVPELTLPGADGERRDPVADTPYTVLYFFPGAYARQESYPPGWSGIPGARGCTLESCTYRDQLADFTAAGASVHGVSTQRPDEQAAFAEAEHLRFPLLSDADLELTAALRLPTFRAGGIVRAKRLTLVVDRDRTVREVLYPVTDIEDSVRAALAAVSRP from the coding sequence ATGCCCCAGCGCATCAGCCAGGCCGATGCCGACTGCGCCATCGCGCAGGCGCTCGACGTGGTCGGCGACTGGTGGACCCTGCTGATCGTGCGGGACACCGCGCGCGGCGTGCACCGGTTCGACGCCCTCCAGCGCGAACTGGGCGTCTCGCGCAAGGTCCTGACCGAACGGCTGCGGCTCCTGGTCGACGCGGGGGTGCTCTCCCGCGAGCCGTACCAGGAGCGGCCGGTGCGGTACGAGTACCGGCTGACCCCGCGCGGCCGCGCCCTGCTGCCGGTACTGATCGCGCTCCAGGACTGGGGCGACACCTGGGTGATGGGAGACGGGGAGACGATGGCGACCACGGAGGAGTCCTCGCGGGAGGCCGCACGCGTGCACGCGCTGCGCGGGACGCGCGTGCCGGAGCTGACCCTGCCGGGGGCCGACGGCGAGCGCCGGGACCCGGTGGCGGACACCCCGTACACCGTCCTGTACTTCTTCCCCGGCGCCTACGCCCGCCAGGAGTCCTACCCCCCGGGCTGGTCCGGCATCCCCGGCGCCCGCGGCTGCACGCTCGAATCCTGCACCTACCGCGACCAGCTGGCCGACTTCACGGCGGCGGGCGCGAGCGTGCACGGCGTCTCCACCCAACGCCCCGACGAACAGGCGGCGTTCGCCGAGGCGGAGCACCTGCGCTTCCCGCTCCTCTCCGACGCGGACCTGGAGCTGACCGCCGCCCTGCGCCTGCCGACGTTCCGGGCCGGCGGCATCGTCCGCGCCAAGCGGCTGACCCTGGTGGTGGACCGGGACCGCACGGTCCGCGAGGTGCTGTACCCGGTCACCGACATCGAGGACAGCGTGCGGGCGGCCCTGGCGGCGGTGTCCCGGCCCTGA
- a CDS encoding TerD family protein, whose product MTAMTPGSNLPLNAVRVAVDVAAPVRLDVSGLLLTADGKVRSDDDFIFYNQPTGPGVSYRSGGGSAPDAVVVDTASVPAGIEKIVVTASPDEAGRTFQGVEPTATVRNADDGAVLASFTPPQLGAETALVILEVYRRGGAWKVRAVGQGYANGLAGIATDFGVTVEEPAAPPAAPAVTAPAPPPPVAAPAPAAAPAPAAPGRINLDKGRVSLRKNETVSLIKAGRPLLSRVKMGLGWEPAFRGKDIDLDASVIAYGPQRNHLDSCYFGKLSILNGAIKHSGDNLTGEGAGDDEVITVDLGQIPAEATGLMFTVNSFTGQKFTEVAKAYCRLVDAATDEELVRFDLTGAEPQTGVMMAKLIKQFSGEWEMTAMGDFVKSRTVRGMVKPAAQAL is encoded by the coding sequence ATGACCGCTATGACACCCGGCTCGAACCTCCCGCTCAACGCCGTCCGCGTGGCGGTGGACGTCGCCGCGCCCGTGCGGCTCGACGTCTCGGGCCTGCTGCTCACCGCCGACGGCAAGGTGCGCTCCGACGACGACTTCATCTTCTACAACCAGCCCACCGGCCCCGGCGTGAGCTACCGCTCGGGCGGCGGCAGCGCGCCGGACGCCGTCGTCGTGGACACCGCGTCGGTGCCCGCCGGCATCGAGAAGATCGTCGTCACGGCGAGCCCGGACGAGGCCGGCCGGACCTTCCAGGGCGTCGAGCCGACCGCCACCGTGCGCAACGCGGACGACGGCGCCGTGCTCGCGTCCTTCACCCCGCCCCAGTTGGGCGCCGAGACCGCGCTCGTGATCCTGGAGGTCTACCGGCGCGGCGGCGCCTGGAAGGTCCGCGCGGTCGGCCAGGGTTACGCGAACGGCCTGGCGGGCATCGCCACGGACTTCGGCGTCACGGTCGAGGAACCGGCCGCCCCGCCCGCCGCCCCGGCGGTCACCGCCCCCGCTCCCCCGCCGCCGGTCGCCGCCCCGGCACCGGCCGCGGCCCCCGCACCGGCCGCCCCCGGCCGGATCAACCTGGACAAGGGGCGGGTCAGCCTCCGGAAGAACGAGACGGTCTCGCTGATCAAGGCGGGGCGCCCGCTGCTCTCCCGGGTCAAGATGGGCCTCGGCTGGGAGCCCGCCTTCCGGGGCAAGGACATCGACCTGGACGCCTCGGTCATCGCGTACGGGCCCCAGCGCAACCACCTGGACAGCTGCTACTTCGGCAAGCTGTCCATCCTGAACGGCGCGATCAAGCACTCCGGGGACAACCTCACCGGTGAGGGCGCGGGGGACGACGAGGTGATCACCGTCGACCTGGGGCAGATCCCCGCCGAGGCGACCGGCCTGATGTTCACGGTCAACTCGTTCACCGGCCAGAAGTTCACCGAGGTGGCCAAGGCGTACTGCCGACTGGTGGACGCCGCCACCGACGAGGAGCTGGTCCGCTTCGACCTGACCGGGGCCGAGCCGCAGACCGGCGTGATGATGGCCAAGCTGATCAAGCAGTTCTCCGGCGAGTGGGAGATGACCGCGATGGGCGACTTCGTGAAGTCTCGGACCGTCAGGGGCATGGTCAAGCCGGCCGCCCAGGCGCTGTAG
- a CDS encoding MFS transporter: MGMLTGVPRTVRLLAFGVFFNAVVSFTFVYLFVYLTGPRGLSVAQAGLLTGIGGVGLVAGNFTGGWFGDHYGHRRMLLLGSCVSGAVLVALPLLPLAALYAALPLAQYASGVVRAANSALVAVSVPEGGRRQSFALTRFASNGGFTLGPPAGALIAARFSYDWLFLADGAGTLLFACYAARILPARGTAHSRPAPPPPGAPGLRRELRSRPAVPVLLAAIVCVDLVYRQQYSTLPVFLADHGHSTAFYGWLIAVNGGVILCLELPAAHALRARAPLGIIGAGLLLVAAGYALLIPGAGAGYAVLMMVSLTLGEILYKTPATAYVADQAPAHAQGRFQSLYAGASISGQVLAPPLGGALYTAAPALLWPACAVLAGLAGCAVLAARRLPVPVAVIPVPAARRPDAETGSPARPRSG, translated from the coding sequence ATGGGGATGCTGACGGGCGTTCCGCGCACGGTGCGGCTGCTGGCCTTCGGGGTGTTCTTCAACGCGGTGGTGAGCTTCACCTTCGTCTACCTCTTCGTCTATCTGACCGGCCCGCGCGGGCTCTCGGTCGCCCAGGCCGGGCTGCTCACCGGCATCGGCGGCGTCGGTCTGGTCGCGGGGAACTTCACCGGCGGCTGGTTCGGCGACCACTACGGACACCGCCGGATGCTGCTGCTCGGCTCCTGCGTGAGCGGTGCGGTGCTCGTCGCCCTGCCGCTGCTGCCGCTCGCCGCGCTGTACGCCGCGCTGCCGCTCGCCCAGTACGCGAGCGGCGTCGTCCGCGCCGCGAACTCCGCGCTGGTCGCCGTCTCCGTCCCGGAGGGCGGCCGGCGCCAGAGCTTCGCCCTGACCCGCTTCGCCTCCAACGGCGGCTTCACGCTCGGCCCGCCCGCCGGAGCGCTGATCGCCGCCCGCTTCTCGTACGACTGGCTGTTTCTCGCCGACGGCGCGGGCACCCTGCTCTTCGCCTGCTACGCGGCCCGCATCCTCCCCGCCCGGGGCACCGCGCACTCCCGCCCCGCGCCCCCGCCGCCCGGCGCCCCGGGGCTCCGGCGCGAACTGCGGTCCAGGCCCGCCGTGCCGGTCCTGCTCGCCGCGATCGTCTGCGTGGACCTCGTCTACCGCCAGCAGTACTCCACCCTGCCCGTCTTCCTCGCGGACCACGGCCACTCCACCGCGTTCTACGGCTGGCTCATCGCCGTGAACGGCGGGGTGATCCTCTGCCTGGAACTGCCCGCCGCCCACGCCCTGCGCGCCCGCGCCCCGCTCGGCATCATCGGCGCCGGACTGCTGCTGGTCGCGGCCGGGTACGCGCTGCTGATCCCGGGCGCCGGGGCCGGGTACGCCGTCCTGATGATGGTCTCCCTCACCCTCGGCGAGATCCTGTACAAGACCCCCGCCACGGCCTACGTCGCCGACCAGGCGCCCGCCCACGCGCAGGGCCGCTTCCAGAGCCTGTACGCGGGCGCCTCGATCAGCGGCCAGGTCCTGGCCCCGCCGCTGGGCGGTGCCCTCTACACCGCCGCGCCCGCGCTGCTCTGGCCGGCCTGCGCGGTCCTGGCGGGGCTGGCCGGGTGCGCGGTGCTCGCGGCCCGGCGGCTGCCGGTGCCGGTCGCGGTGATCCCGGTACCGGCGGCGCGTCGCCCGGACGCTGAGACCGGTTCGCCCGCGCGGCCCCGGTCCGGTTAG
- a CDS encoding NAD-dependent epimerase/dehydratase family protein produces the protein MPAEKPRTVLLTGAAGGLGTLMRELLPAHGYTLRLFDMVPIEGEPDAITADLGDREALRAAVTGVDAIIHLAGISLEASFDKILRANIEGTYNLYEAAREAGVRRVVFASSNHAVGFTQRPLPGDPLIPVETPRRPDTFYGLSKSFGEDLAQLYWDLHGVETVSVRIGSCFPEPTSVRMLSVWMSPADGARLFDAALTAENVGHTVVYGSSDNTRLWWDLTSARALGYEPQDDSEPYAAKLVAEHGELDPANPDHAHLGGHFCTNPPIWPH, from the coding sequence ATGCCCGCCGAAAAGCCCCGCACCGTCCTGCTCACCGGCGCCGCCGGCGGCCTCGGCACGCTGATGCGCGAGCTGCTGCCCGCCCACGGCTACACACTGCGCCTGTTCGACATGGTGCCGATCGAGGGCGAGCCGGACGCGATCACCGCCGACCTCGGGGACCGGGAGGCGCTGCGCGCGGCGGTGACCGGGGTCGACGCGATCATCCACCTCGCGGGCATCTCCCTGGAAGCCTCCTTCGACAAGATCCTCCGGGCGAACATCGAGGGCACGTACAACCTCTACGAGGCCGCGCGCGAGGCCGGCGTCCGGCGCGTCGTGTTCGCCTCGTCCAACCACGCGGTGGGCTTCACCCAGCGCCCGCTCCCGGGCGATCCGCTGATCCCGGTGGAGACCCCGCGCCGCCCCGACACCTTCTACGGCCTCTCCAAGTCGTTCGGCGAGGACCTTGCCCAGCTGTACTGGGACCTGCACGGCGTGGAGACGGTCTCCGTCCGCATCGGCTCCTGCTTCCCGGAGCCGACCTCGGTCCGGATGCTCTCGGTCTGGATGAGCCCGGCGGACGGGGCCCGGCTCTTCGACGCGGCACTGACCGCCGAGAACGTCGGGCACACCGTCGTGTACGGCTCCTCGGACAACACCCGGCTGTGGTGGGACCTCACCTCGGCCCGCGCGCTGGGTTACGAGCCGCAGGACGACTCGGAGCCGTACGCGGCGAAGCTCGTCGCGGAACACGGCGAGCTGGACCCGGCCAACCCGGACCACGCCCACCTCGGCGGCCACTTCTGCACCAACCCGCCGATCTGGCCGCACTGA
- the dapD gene encoding 2,3,4,5-tetrahydropyridine-2,6-dicarboxylate N-succinyltransferase, producing the protein MTDTTSTRTTGAVAAGLATIAGDGSVLDTWFPAPELTAEPGPAGTERLGPDQAVNLLGEGAAKAIGVDARRGVEVVAVRTVIGSLDDKPLDAHDVYLRLHLLSHRLVQPHGQNLDGIFGHLANVAWTSLGPVAVDDLEKVRLNARAEGLHLQVTSVDKFPRMTDYVAPKGVRIADADRVRLGAHLASGTTVMHEGFVNFNAGTLGTSMVEGRISAGVVIGDGSDIGGGASTMGTLSGGGKERIVIGERCLVGAEAGVGIALGDECVVEAGLYVTAGTRVTMPDGQVVKARELSGASNILFRRNSVTGAVEARPNNAVWDGLNDVLHSND; encoded by the coding sequence ATGACCGACACGACTTCCACCCGTACCACCGGCGCCGTCGCCGCCGGCCTCGCCACCATCGCCGGCGACGGTTCCGTCCTCGACACCTGGTTCCCCGCCCCCGAGCTGACCGCCGAGCCCGGCCCCGCCGGAACCGAGCGGCTCGGCCCGGACCAGGCCGTCAACCTGCTCGGCGAGGGCGCCGCCAAGGCCATCGGCGTGGACGCCCGCCGCGGGGTCGAGGTCGTCGCCGTGCGCACGGTCATCGGCTCGCTGGACGACAAGCCGCTCGACGCCCACGACGTCTACCTGCGCCTGCACCTGCTCTCGCACCGCCTGGTCCAGCCGCACGGGCAGAACCTGGACGGCATCTTCGGCCACCTCGCCAACGTCGCCTGGACCTCGCTCGGCCCGGTCGCCGTGGACGACCTGGAGAAGGTGCGGCTCAACGCCCGCGCCGAGGGCCTGCACCTCCAGGTCACCTCCGTCGACAAGTTCCCGCGCATGACGGACTACGTGGCGCCCAAGGGCGTCCGGATCGCGGACGCCGACCGGGTGCGCCTCGGCGCGCACCTCGCCTCCGGCACGACCGTGATGCACGAGGGCTTCGTCAACTTCAACGCCGGCACGCTCGGCACGTCGATGGTCGAGGGCCGCATCTCGGCCGGCGTCGTCATCGGTGACGGCTCGGACATCGGCGGCGGGGCCTCCACGATGGGCACGCTCTCCGGCGGCGGCAAGGAGCGCATCGTGATCGGCGAGCGCTGCCTGGTCGGCGCGGAGGCCGGGGTCGGCATCGCGCTCGGCGACGAGTGCGTCGTCGAGGCCGGTCTGTACGTCACCGCCGGCACGCGCGTCACCATGCCGGACGGCCAGGTGGTCAAGGCCCGCGAGCTCTCCGGCGCCTCGAACATCCTCTTCCGCCGCAACTCGGTCACCGGAGCCGTCGAGGCCCGCCCGAACAACGCGGTCTGGGACGGCCTCAACGACGTCCTGCACAGCAACGACTAG